A window of the Trichoderma asperellum chromosome 4, complete sequence genome harbors these coding sequences:
- a CDS encoding uncharacterized protein (TransMembrane:10 (i158-181o187-213i246-264o270-290i358-377o397-415i427-450o484-505i517-537o543-564i)), with the protein MANNHEDTAAELHEEFNERTHHGETHDLAGGFIAADPDEKKDFTTLSADGAEAGPTPDGEEPSEYEKRTLRRIGENLPASAFLIAIVELTERFTYYGASGLFQNYISNGPHITTDSPGLGMGGQAATGLNLFFQWFCYVTPILGAIISDQYLGKYKTIMLFCCVYWVGLVILWTTSLPVSIAHGAGLPGYIVSIIIIGAGTGGIKSNIAPLIADQYQRRTMAIRTEKDGERIIIDPAITYQRIYMIFYWCINLGSLSLIATPFMEKYCGFWTAFLMCFIMFNFSIAILVIRRKSYIIHPPQGSIITDAFKAIGLMIMSRNMDAAKPSWREANGKTKPVNWNDHFVEELKRAIRACKVFVFYPVFWVGYGQFSTNFVTQAGQMNGHGMPNDFMQNFDPISILIFTPILDIFVYPTLRKAGINIRPIARITLGFIFTSLCLGYAAIVQHLIYNAGPCYKDPLNCPAATVNGETLPNNVHIAVQAPAYVFVGLAEIFISVTGLEYAYTKAPPTMKSFVQSLYLFTNAFGSAISEALVSVSKDPEFVWMYTGVSAASFIVAIIFFFLFHHYDKIEDESFELDREQPTVPPAKEVEYEGAN; encoded by the exons ATGGCCAACAACCACGAAGACACCGCTGCTGA GCTCCACGAGGAGTTCAACGAGCGTACTCACCACGGCGAGACTCACGATCTCGCCGGAGGCTTCATTGCCGCCGACCctgatgagaagaaggacttCACCACTCTCTCAGCAGATGGTGCTGAGGCCGGTCCCACTCCTGACGGCGAGGAGCCCAGCGAGTATGAGAAGCGGACTCTGCGCCGTATTGGCGAGAACTTGCCTGCCTCGGCcttcctcatcgccattgtCGAACTGACAGAGCGTTTCACCTACTATGGTGCCTCTGGTCTTTTCCAGAACTACATCAGCAATGGTCCTCACATCACCACCGACTCTCCTGGATTGGGCATGGGTGGCCAGGCCGCCACTGGTCTGAACCTGTTCTTCCAATGGTTCTGCTATG TTACTCCTATTCTCGGTGCCATCATCTCTGATCAGTATCTCGGCAAGTACAAGACTATCATGCTCTTCTGCTGCGTCTACTGGGTTGGTCTTGTTATCCTCTGGACTACCTCTCTGCCCGTTTCTATTGCCCACGGAGCCGGTCTGCCTGGCTACATtgtctccatcatcatcatcggtgCCGGCACGGGTGGTATCAAGTCCAACATCGCCCCCCTGATTGCCGATCAGTACCAGCGCCGAACCATGGCCATCCGAACCGAAAAGGACGGCGAGCGAATCATCATTGACCCTGCCATCACCTACCAGCGCATCTACATGATCTTCTATTGGTGTATCAACCTGGGTTCTCTGTCCCTGATCGCCACCCCCTTCATGGAGAAGTACTGCGGCTTCTGGACTGCCTTCCTCATGTGCTTCATCATGTTCAACTTCAGTATCGCCATTCTCGTTATCCGCCGCAAGTCATACATCATCCACCCGCCGCAGGGCTCCATCATCACCGATGCTTTCAAGGCCATTGGTTTGATGATCATGTCTCGCAACATGGACGCTGCCAAGCCTTCATGGCGTGAAGCCAACGGCAAGACAAAGCCGGTTAACTGGAACGACCACTTCGTTGAGGAGCTCAAGCGTGCTATCCGTGCTTGCAAGGTCTTCGTTTTCT ACCCCGTCTTCTGGGTTGGTTATGGCCAGTTCTCCACCAACTTCGTCACCCAGGCTGGTCAGATGAACGGCCACGGCATGCCCAACGATTTCATGCAGAACTTCGATCCCATCTCCATTCTCATCTTCACCCCCATCCTTGACATTTTCGTCTACCCCACGCTCCGCAAGGCTGGCATCAACATTCGCCCCATTGCTCGAATCACCCTGGGTTTCATCTTTACCTCTCTCTGCCTGGGCTATGCCGCCATCGTCCAGCACCTCATCTACAATGCTGGCCCTTGCTACAAGGATCCCCTCAACTGCCCTGCTGCCACAGTGAACGGCGAGACCCTGCCCAACAACGTGCACATTGCTGTTCAGGCGCCCGCTTACGTCTTTGTCGGTCTTGCCGAAATCTTCATTTCTGTCACTGGTCTCGAGTACGCCTACACCAAGGCTCCTCCCACCATGAAGTCTTTCGTCCAGAGTCTGTACCTCTTCACCAATGCCTTCGGCTCTGCCATCTCTGAGGCCCTTGTCTCCGTTTCCAAGGACCCCGAGTTCGTCTGGATGTACACTGGTGTTTCTGCCGCCAGTTTCATCgttgccatcatcttcttcttcctcttccaccaCTACGACAAGATTGAAGATGAGTCATTTGAGCTTGACCGCGAACAGCCAACTGTTCCTCCGGCAAAGGAGGTCGAGTACGAGGGAGCTAACTAA
- a CDS encoding uncharacterized protein (EggNog:ENOG41) has protein sequence MARPITVLVWLRHLASDIIIKRAGGARAPVLAGNLLSASKLYYEIGKSQYHNRLVDWCTGQLDSLPPGKRTFAEFSLTGAKRVLITREPEQIKAILAINFSNFGHGPMWHKLWHPFLGDGIFGVDGQLWHDSRSMIRPIFSKDRLRNLAIFDTCTDKLLSKIPSSGGPVDLKDLLYRWSLDTTTEFLLGENAGSLDFPIAPLIPKGEYYRAIKRIEEFIEPIIARTLAICPTQLQQLSKSDLEFSFLHSIAIYTKDPKLIRDQIMSVLFAGRDTTAATLSWAMYELSNYPHMWAKLRKEILNKLGPQAAPTYEVLKNLTYLKKVLNETLRLHPATPLNMRQALETTTIPGRPGEADIVLLKGDSVTINVLSMHTCVDLYPLTSEKFADLKIFSPERWEHWTPKPWTYIPFSGGPRICIGQNFALTEMAFCLVRLAQQYERIEYRGDWAAQKLQVDLIGTPALGVPMALYKPGEVPDPSFKYHIN, from the exons ATGGCTCGCC CCATCACCGTTCTAGTATGGCTCCGTCATCTTGCTTCAGACATCATAATTAAGAGAGCTGGCGGTGCCCGGGCGCCTGTATTAGCAGGCAATCTTCTATCCG CTTCTAAGCTGTACTATGAGATTGGCAAGAGTCAATATCACAATAGACTCGTCGATTGGTGCACCGGCCAGCTGGATAGCTTACCTCCTGGAAAAAGGACGTTTGCCGAGTTCAGTCTAACAGGCGCCAAGAGAGTCCTCATCACCCGAGAACCAGAACAAATCAAGGCGATCCTAGCAATAAATTTCTCCAACTTTGGCCATGGGCCCATGTGGCATAAACTATGGCATCCATTTCTTGGAGACGGCATCTTTGGTGTGGATGGACAGCTTTGGCACGATAGCCGCAGCATGATCAGACCAATATTCTCCAAAGACAGGCTGCGCAATTTGGCCATCTTTGATACCTGCACAGACAAACTGCTCTCCAAGATTCCCTCTTCTGGAGGCCCTGTTGACTTGAAGGACCTATTATATCGCTGGTCATTGGACACCACGACTGAGTTTCTGCTTGGAGAGAATGCGGGCAGCTTGGATTT TCCCATTGCGCCATTGATCCCCAAAGGTGAATATTACCGAGCAATCAAAAGAATAGAGGAGTTCATCGAGCCAATCATTGCACGGACTCTGGCTATCTGCCCGACACAACTCCAACAACTATCCAAGTCTGACTTGGAATTCTCCTTTCTACACAGCATCGCCATCTACACTAAAGATCCCAAATTAATCCGAGACCAAATCATGTCTGTGCTGTTTGCCGGAAGGGACACCACGGCAGCAACCTTATCATGGGCAATGTACGAATTGTCAAATTATCCCCATATGTGGGCTAAACTGCGTAAAGAGATCTTGAATAAACTTGGGCCCCAGGCAGCGCCCACGTACGAGGTACTCAAAAATCTCACATATCTTAAAAAGGTCCTCAATGAGACCCTTCGGCTTCATCCAGCGACCCCCCTCAACATGCGCCAAGCTCTGGAGACCACAACCATCCCTGGGAGACCTGGCGAGGCTGACATTGTTCTTCTCAAGGGAGACAGTGTAACAATAAATGTGCTCAGCATGCACACTTGTGTGGATTTATACCCACTCACTTCTGAGAAATTTGCAGACTTGAAGATATTCAGCCCTGAGAGGTGGGAGCATTGGACACCCAAGCCTTGGACGTACATTCCATTCTCTGGAGGTCCTAGGATCTGCATCGGCCAGAATTTTGCCCTGACCGAAATGGCATTTTGCT TGGTGCGCCTTGCGCAGCAGTATGAAAGGATTGAGTATCGCGGTGATTGGGCAGCACAGAAGCTACAGGTAGATCTCATTGGGACACCTGCTTTGGGAGTTCCCATGGCATTGTACAAGCCTGGCGAGGTACCAGATCCGTCATTCAAGTATCATATTAATTAG